Genomic segment of Populus nigra chromosome 6, ddPopNigr1.1, whole genome shotgun sequence:
ACTATACGATTAACATTAACTCAGCACCTGAGTGCTTGAtaccaatatttattttaaaatttttattttcttttttaattattagataaCAATTCTATtcccctcccccccccccccccccctctttaattttgaaaagtCATGTATTCATGACAGCGTGACAAAAACCATATGCCTTGAAAGATTAGGTACTTGCATTGAAAAGTTCCGTGCAAATATTGCATAGAACACGAAAGGTTTGTATCCTTTCTCCCTCATTATCTCAATGTCGAAGGGATCTTTACATCTGAATGTTCCtagtctttctttcttttcgcTTTTCAATTTCGGTGACTTACCATTGATTAGGCCGAAGGTCTTGTGATCCAATAAGCATAAACCTCATAAACGTATACAAGTGAAATACAGGAAAATGTCTGTCCTCCAGTGGCGTTGATAGCAATGGGGGGGAATGGTCATGCATGTGACAGGAAAGTTGGGTGATATTAGAGGAACCCAAACCGAAGGTTTGCTGCCTCTTTGCAAACCGACATTTTAGACAGGGATATGCCGACATTTAAATGATGCATGATTGAACCGACACCTAAAGTGTGATTATGGAAGGTAGAAAGACCCACATCCGTCATTTTATGGGCTGATGAGTTGGAATTTTCGACGGGCCGTTCTTGGGGTAGTTGGCTGCTGGTCCAGGGGGACTCAGTAAAACATTTACATAGAGCATGCACCTTGATCACAAAAGGTGATCATAAATTCAAAGCGTGAAAACCACTACCAAAAAAGACGACTCGTAAAATACACCTGAATAATCCTCAATTTCTATGCCATGCCTGAACCCAAATGTTGCTGGTctgaagggggaaaaaaaagacaactaaACTCCCTCATAGACACATGTGAACTGGTCTCTGCGTTGAACTAGAGGCCGTCACCGACAAGTTGAGGTTCATATGTGAAAGTGTTTGCTGTTATCAGCAGCAAAGCTGCCAGGCTGCCAGGCTACCATTACAAGTTTCAAATTCATGTGAAGCAATTAAGAAATGTGTCGAACATGAACCACAAGTGTGATCCCACCAGCCTCGATCGTGGACAAAAAGTCCATAGAACAAGAAccaagtaattatttaaaactcTGAAGTACTGATGCTTAACAATTTTCCTTCTTCCATGGACACAACCTGAGATTTCTTCAAACTGCAGAATCTTCCACCATATGGATTGATCAAATATCAAGGCTACCACCATGTCATTTTtcactaaaattttcaattatataagTGAAAACATCCAGATCTACAACCCTGTTGAGGAAAGATGCTGACATTATTAAGACCGAGTGATCTAAACCCCTTGTCCCTTCATTTGGCACACTTTTTGCCAGCACATCTCTTTCACATTTAACTCTCATGCGGTCCCCCCCTATTTCCACCAAGGACCcaacatttcaaattttaaaccaGATGTCTACCTATTTAGCAATACAGATATGAAACTTAACTAGATGCATCTTTTTGAAACCAAAAGCTTACAAAACAGTCAACAGCCAATGGGCTTTCAGTTAATATAGATGTTACAGCTCAAGCCAAGAAGTTCTATCATGTAAGAAAAATGatacaaataatataacaaGTTTCTGCATGAACTACAGGGAGccagaatccaaaaaagaagtGTAGATATGCAGAAAACATCACCAGGTATGCAGAGAAAATACCTTCACCAAAATAAGAAACGAGAGATTAATACCATAATCCTAGCAGATAAGCATGCTTTGCTCCGTCTGAAACCCGGCTGTAGTGAAACTCCTGTTTCATGAGTCTTTCTCAGCAGTAACAGCTTCTCGCATTCTGCGCTTCTGGTGAACATCCCAATTATACACACGAGCAATAGTAACCTGTCAAATTGTAGATTATACAGTCAAGAACCACTAACAATTCACACAAGTCAAACTTCTGAAGCCTTTTGCATGTCAGTATGCTGTGAATTCAATTCCTTCacatttatttgttgttatgCCAATCATGTAAAATGCATGGCATTGGTTAACATCCAGTCATTAATCACCACTCCAGGAAGAAAGACAAAGAAGTCTATATTTACATTAGTAATACCTGTGTTATTGTGACTTGATCCCTCAAGAATTGTAGATCGGCAACTAGAACTTCTAAACTAGCTTTAGCATTATCCAAATTCTTTTGTAGAAGAGCAGTGGCCTACACCATAAAGTTCTCTGGGATCTTACACTTGCATCCAAacttaatgaaaatttaaaagaaaaggaataaaaaagaagCTTCTAAAGCAATAAAAGAACAAGTGCAAACCTCTTCACATGAATACTCTAACATGACATTTGCTCCCAGCCATAAACAGACTGAGCCAGCATCCTCAACGCGAGCCTTAGAATATATGCCTTCAGAAACTTCAAAATCAGCAATAAGAGGCTGCATCCAAAATACAAAGCCAATGAAACACTCATTAGCATAAACTCTAAATGAGAATAGAAACCTAAAATCATTATCTTTAAGTTCAACCagataacaaaaaaagattgCATAATTCACAACTAGTAAACATATGCATCTGAATTGATTACAGTTTCAAATTAGGAATGCCTGTTAGAAGATATGATGTGAtcagaatatattaaaaatgtgtTTCAAATCCTGTTGATGGCATATGTTTCAGATACTAGCTGATAATGTCAACACTTTCTTTCATgtatagtgtgtgtgtgtgtatttctaCTTCTATCAATACAAGGTCCCAGTCATCCAAAGTTCCACCTTTGAAAGAACAGTAACATTTCCAAAGGCAGTAGCAATACTGTATGTCTCCAAAAAGCAGGAGAATGCCAATCAAAATACAACAGGTGGTTCTCAGTAAATCTATTGATAAATACTAAAAAGTAGCTCACGATCCTTTCTAAATCACAT
This window contains:
- the LOC133696382 gene encoding prefoldin subunit 3-like, with the protein product MASSSSTAAETTTERRGIPGAQFVEDVETYLTQSGLDVNSSLSFLQERLQQYKLVEMKLLAQQRDLQAKIPDIEKCLDVVAILQAKKGTGEPLIADFEVSEGIYSKARVEDAGSVCLWLGANVMLEYSCEEATALLQKNLDNAKASLEVLVADLQFLRDQVTITQVTIARVYNWDVHQKRRMREAVTAEKDS